Proteins encoded in a region of the Candidatus Moanabacter tarae genome:
- the thrS gene encoding Threonine--tRNA ligase, with product MTPLEELRHSAAHIMATAVMRIFPDTKLDIGPPTNTGFYYDFDLDHKFTTEDLEKIEGEMGRVVKENQKFERIEVTRHEAEEYFNQIGQPYKIERLRDIPPGESITYYRNGEFTDLCAGSHVRYTKQVKAFKLLSVAGAYHKGDEQNKQLQRIYGTAFPNKDELLDYLNQLEEARSRDHRTIGKDLKLFHLDDTVGQGLVLWSPKGAIIRQELQDFISEELRKQGYQQVFTPHIGRLELYRTSGHYPYYKESQYPPLIGREEIDQLARDGCSCAELSNRLETGDIEGYLLKPMNCPFHIKIYSSQQRSYRDLPVRLAEFGTVYRWEKSGELSGMTRVRSITQDDAHLFCTEDQVKTELSGCLKLVKTIFETLGISEYRIRVCLRDPDTSKYVGNTKLWDKAEEILRKEAKTLGAPFSEEPGEAAFYGPKIDFVVKDVIGREWQLGTVQLDYSLPDRFDLSYIGPDNKPHRPVMIHRAPFGSMERFVGVLIEHFAGSFPTWLSPEQARILPITDDQNTYAKSILQDLTDNHLRASIDFQADKLGAKIRRAENDKVPYMIVIGAKELESNHVSIRSRVNKQMEGTYSVKKFIRGIEEEIADRTLPNR from the coding sequence ATGACCCCACTTGAGGAACTACGACACTCTGCCGCCCATATTATGGCGACGGCGGTGATGCGGATTTTCCCTGATACAAAACTGGATATCGGACCTCCGACCAATACCGGATTTTATTACGACTTTGACCTCGATCATAAATTCACAACCGAGGACCTAGAAAAAATCGAGGGTGAAATGGGTAGAGTCGTAAAGGAAAATCAAAAATTTGAGCGCATCGAGGTAACAAGGCATGAGGCAGAGGAATATTTTAACCAGATAGGCCAACCTTACAAAATTGAAAGGCTCAGAGATATTCCTCCGGGCGAATCTATAACCTACTACCGTAATGGGGAATTTACTGACCTTTGCGCGGGCTCCCATGTTCGATACACAAAACAGGTCAAGGCCTTCAAACTTCTCAGTGTGGCTGGCGCCTATCATAAAGGGGACGAACAAAATAAGCAGCTCCAAAGGATTTATGGAACCGCTTTCCCTAATAAGGACGAATTATTAGATTATCTCAATCAATTGGAGGAAGCTCGTTCACGCGATCACCGTACAATCGGAAAAGATCTCAAACTTTTCCATCTCGATGATACAGTTGGACAGGGACTCGTTCTCTGGTCCCCAAAAGGGGCAATCATTCGACAGGAATTGCAAGACTTTATCTCAGAAGAGTTGAGGAAACAGGGCTACCAACAGGTGTTTACCCCTCATATCGGAAGACTCGAACTCTACCGCACCTCAGGCCACTACCCTTACTACAAGGAATCACAGTACCCTCCCTTGATTGGTCGCGAAGAGATTGATCAACTGGCCCGTGATGGGTGTTCTTGTGCCGAACTTTCAAACCGCCTTGAGACAGGTGACATTGAAGGCTACCTCCTCAAGCCGATGAACTGTCCTTTTCACATCAAAATCTATTCGTCGCAGCAGCGGTCTTATCGGGATCTTCCTGTCCGTCTAGCTGAATTCGGTACAGTCTATCGATGGGAAAAATCAGGCGAGCTTTCGGGGATGACGCGCGTTCGAAGTATTACTCAAGATGACGCTCATCTTTTCTGCACCGAGGATCAGGTAAAGACCGAGCTTTCGGGCTGTCTAAAACTCGTAAAGACCATTTTTGAAACCCTAGGAATTAGCGAATATCGAATCCGAGTTTGTTTGCGTGATCCAGACACATCGAAATACGTCGGGAATACGAAACTTTGGGATAAGGCCGAAGAAATACTAAGGAAGGAAGCCAAAACACTTGGGGCTCCTTTTTCGGAAGAGCCGGGGGAAGCTGCGTTCTACGGACCTAAAATTGACTTCGTCGTTAAAGATGTAATCGGAAGGGAATGGCAATTGGGTACAGTCCAGCTCGACTATAGCCTCCCAGATCGCTTCGATCTCTCCTACATCGGTCCCGACAATAAGCCACATCGTCCTGTTATGATCCACCGTGCACCCTTCGGATCCATGGAACGCTTTGTTGGTGTACTGATAGAGCATTTCGCCGGCTCTTTTCCCACTTGGCTTTCGCCTGAGCAGGCTAGAATCCTCCCAATTACCGACGATCAAAACACCTACGCTAAAAGCATTCTTCAGGACCTCACTGATAATCATCTCCGGGCATCGATTGACTTCCAAGCAGATAAGCTTGGAGCCAAGATACGACGAGCCGAAAACGATAAAGTTCCCTACATGATCGTCATTGGCGCCAAGGAACTTGAATCAAACCATGTTTCCATCCGTTCCCGAGTAAACAAACAAATGGAGGGAACCTATTCCGTCAAAAAATTCATCCGTGGGATCGAAGAGGAAATCGCTGACCGAACACTACCCAACAGATAA
- the cysS gene encoding Cysteine--tRNA ligase produces MALKLYDTLTRKIKPLHVSDGSRFRFYVCGPTVYGPTHIGNFRTMILGDLLFRVLQLSGMNPYYVRNLTDVDDKTIDRCQKAGIGLEKFTTKWIQVFHNDCEKLNILPPSLEPRATQHINQQILLIKKLVDTGYGYKGKDGAVYFDVRSFKNYGQLSRLKNRELRTQKKTSEGRLNLADNYDRESVADFALWKARKPSDGENYWPSPWGEGRPGWHLECSAMSMEYLGESFDLHGGGSDLCFPHHENEIAQSEAATGTKFAKHWMHGAMLKVDSQKMSKSMGNIHTVNEILDMGYSPMDLRYTLLTGHYRQPLNFTRNGLESACSAIRSIEKKIEPLLKSLKVSKSEFENLGQGTSQISGPFEQSWFALLEDLNTPKCLGTLFKAFNETEVETISHNLPSLSRLLFALGIRLFTDSPSPDTEIPKKIVLLAEKRWNSKRERDFATADALREEVESMGWIILDRKDRYEIQKQNP; encoded by the coding sequence ATGGCACTTAAACTCTACGACACTCTGACCAGAAAAATTAAGCCACTGCACGTAAGTGACGGTAGCCGTTTCCGATTCTATGTATGTGGTCCCACGGTCTACGGGCCCACTCACATTGGGAATTTCCGTACAATGATTCTAGGTGATCTTCTTTTTCGCGTTCTTCAGTTAAGTGGGATGAACCCCTACTACGTTCGCAACCTAACCGATGTAGACGACAAAACGATCGATCGATGCCAAAAGGCAGGAATCGGACTCGAAAAATTTACAACAAAATGGATCCAAGTATTCCACAACGACTGCGAAAAGCTCAACATTCTTCCCCCGAGTTTAGAGCCGCGGGCCACCCAGCACATTAATCAGCAAATACTATTGATTAAGAAACTTGTAGATACGGGGTACGGCTACAAAGGTAAGGACGGGGCAGTCTATTTCGACGTTCGATCTTTCAAAAACTATGGGCAACTTTCCCGCCTCAAGAATCGAGAACTTCGGACCCAAAAGAAAACCAGTGAAGGAAGACTCAATCTAGCTGACAACTATGATCGCGAGTCCGTTGCCGATTTTGCTCTCTGGAAGGCCCGAAAACCGAGCGATGGGGAGAACTACTGGCCTAGCCCATGGGGTGAAGGTCGTCCCGGATGGCATCTGGAGTGTTCTGCTATGAGTATGGAGTACCTCGGAGAGTCATTCGATCTACACGGAGGAGGAAGTGATCTCTGTTTCCCTCATCACGAGAATGAAATTGCACAGAGTGAAGCAGCAACTGGAACAAAATTCGCTAAACATTGGATGCATGGTGCCATGCTTAAAGTGGATAGCCAGAAGATGAGTAAAAGTATGGGGAATATTCATACGGTGAATGAGATTCTCGATATGGGTTACTCACCCATGGACTTGAGATACACTCTTCTTACTGGCCACTATCGCCAACCACTGAATTTCACACGAAATGGCCTGGAATCGGCTTGCAGTGCAATAAGATCAATCGAAAAGAAAATCGAACCTCTCCTTAAAAGTCTAAAGGTCTCCAAATCGGAATTTGAAAACCTTGGACAAGGGACATCCCAAATTTCTGGGCCATTTGAACAGTCATGGTTTGCACTTCTAGAAGATCTCAATACCCCGAAGTGCCTTGGAACTCTTTTCAAAGCCTTCAACGAGACAGAGGTAGAGACTATTTCTCATAATCTTCCTTCTCTCAGTCGATTACTCTTTGCCCTTGGGATCAGGCTCTTTACCGATAGTCCGTCTCCTGATACAGAAATCCCAAAGAAAATAGTCTTGCTCGCAGAGAAGCGCTGGAATTCAAAGAGAGAAAGAGATTTTGCGACAGCCGATGCCCTCCGTGAAGAAGTAGAATCAATGGGGTGGATCATCCTCGATAGAAAAGATAGATATGAAATTCAAAAGCAAAACCCTTGA
- the hemB gene encoding Delta-aminolevulinic acid dehydratase, producing the protein MMVEKRKYSIPRRLRRLRRSRGIRRLVEETEIGKSDLIMPIFVIEGDSPRQEIQAMPGQFRLNISDLVCECERLFSLNIPAVAFFPVLEPSLKDDKGTEALNEETLVLRAVRAVKKAVPDLVVITDIALDPYTSHGHDGVLNSTGSDVNNDETVSILTEMAKLNAFAGVDFVAPSDMMDGRIGVIRKSLDNTGFEETGIIAYSAKFASSYYGPFRDAIGSAHAAGTRFLGKKTYQLNPANRREARMETELDEQECADILMVKPAGPYLDIIRELRDRTDLPVAAYQVSGEYSQIQAAAQQGWLDREKCRDESLLAIKRAGADMIFTYFAREIADIT; encoded by the coding sequence ATGATGGTTGAAAAACGCAAATATTCAATTCCAAGAAGGCTCAGACGTTTGCGCCGATCCCGAGGTATCCGGAGATTGGTGGAGGAAACTGAGATAGGGAAATCCGATCTTATTATGCCAATTTTTGTCATAGAGGGGGATTCTCCCCGCCAGGAGATCCAGGCCATGCCGGGTCAATTCCGTCTCAATATTAGTGATCTGGTTTGTGAATGCGAGCGTCTCTTTTCTCTGAACATTCCTGCAGTGGCCTTTTTCCCGGTGCTGGAACCATCTTTAAAGGACGATAAAGGGACTGAGGCACTCAACGAAGAAACGTTAGTACTGAGAGCTGTTCGGGCAGTTAAGAAGGCTGTTCCGGACCTTGTAGTCATTACAGATATTGCGTTGGATCCGTATACTAGTCACGGACATGATGGAGTTCTTAATAGTACAGGGAGCGACGTCAATAATGACGAAACTGTCTCAATTTTGACAGAAATGGCAAAGCTGAACGCTTTCGCGGGAGTGGATTTTGTTGCTCCATCAGATATGATGGATGGAAGGATTGGGGTAATAAGAAAGTCGCTTGACAATACAGGATTCGAAGAAACGGGTATTATTGCATACTCTGCTAAATTTGCTTCGTCCTACTACGGCCCCTTTAGGGACGCAATAGGAAGCGCGCATGCCGCTGGGACTCGGTTTTTAGGGAAGAAAACCTACCAACTAAATCCTGCTAATCGTCGGGAAGCTCGAATGGAGACTGAATTGGATGAGCAAGAATGTGCTGACATTTTAATGGTTAAGCCTGCTGGTCCCTATCTTGACATTATCCGGGAGTTAAGGGATAGAACCGATCTTCCAGTTGCGGCCTATCAGGTATCGGGCGAGTATTCCCAAATTCAAGCAGCAGCCCAGCAAGGATGGCTCGATCGAGAAAAGTGCAGAGATGAGTCCCTGCTGGCGATAAAGAGGGCAGGTGCGGATATGATATTCACCTATTTTGCGAGGGAGATTGCCGATATAACATAG
- the pyrD gene encoding Dihydroorotate dehydrogenase (quinone) encodes MGQFYRSVIQPLLFRLEAERSHGLAVSCLAALSRVSALCRIMERYNLPEAEKKVEAFGLEFPNVVGLAAGMDKDARFWRAAGALGFGHIEVGSVTLCKQEGNPPPRLFRYPEAKSIINRMGFNNDGAEAIVRRLQPKDRVGSRKIPVGINIGKSKVASIEDAVEDYIGAFNILSPLADFVTINVSSPNTPELRKLQGQEYLEGLLRAIRDSARARSANTGQRPIPLLVKIAPDLSRGELECILETILRLELDGIVATNTTVKRVDGMERYTEIGGLSGFPLHKRSIALIKDISRLTSGKLTIIGVGGIFDTDTAAATLDAGATLIQLYTGLIYGGPFLAREIVTGLRAKKDS; translated from the coding sequence ATGGGACAGTTCTACCGAAGTGTGATTCAGCCTCTTCTTTTTCGGCTGGAGGCCGAGCGATCGCATGGGCTTGCGGTATCTTGTTTGGCGGCATTGAGTCGGGTGTCAGCTCTATGCCGAATTATGGAACGATATAATCTACCAGAAGCAGAAAAAAAGGTAGAGGCCTTCGGTTTAGAGTTTCCAAATGTTGTTGGGTTGGCCGCGGGCATGGACAAGGATGCTCGCTTCTGGCGTGCTGCCGGCGCCCTTGGGTTTGGACATATTGAGGTTGGTTCAGTAACACTCTGCAAACAGGAAGGAAATCCGCCACCCCGCCTTTTCCGGTATCCAGAGGCGAAATCAATCATCAACAGGATGGGGTTCAACAATGATGGGGCCGAGGCAATCGTTAGACGCTTACAGCCAAAGGATCGGGTTGGAAGTCGAAAGATCCCTGTAGGAATTAATATCGGGAAATCGAAGGTAGCATCAATTGAAGATGCTGTTGAAGACTATATCGGTGCATTTAATATTCTCTCCCCACTTGCTGATTTTGTTACCATTAATGTGAGCAGCCCGAATACTCCTGAGCTTCGTAAACTACAGGGGCAAGAGTATCTTGAGGGGCTCTTACGTGCCATTCGTGATTCTGCCCGGGCCCGAAGTGCCAATACTGGACAACGCCCGATCCCTCTCTTAGTCAAGATAGCTCCCGACCTAAGTCGAGGGGAGCTCGAATGCATTTTAGAGACCATATTACGATTGGAATTGGACGGAATCGTCGCTACAAATACTACCGTGAAGCGAGTAGACGGTATGGAGCGTTATACAGAGATTGGAGGATTGAGTGGGTTTCCACTTCACAAAAGATCAATCGCTCTTATAAAGGACATAAGTCGATTGACCTCAGGTAAGCTCACAATTATTGGGGTTGGGGGTATTTTTGACACTGATACGGCAGCTGCGACCCTTGATGCTGGTGCGACGTTAATCCAGCTTTATACCGGCCTTATCTATGGTGGTCCTTTCCTTGCGAGAGAGATTGTGACAGGGCTTAGAGCGAAGAAAGATTCCTGA
- the tsaE gene encoding tRNA threonylcarbamoyladenosine biosynthesis protein TsaE: MPAPLSYPKLLRELLKGLKTTSPQETENLAKDFSNFIPPDAVLALYGEMGAGKTTFVRGLARGWKIDNPVTSPTFNIVSTYNGDRNLVHLDAFRIDDPSQYDDLLLEDIIRSPYCLVIEWPKNLRDRLPNHACQITLRRTNDQSCFIKVDSLDLFSNLPCLR, encoded by the coding sequence ATGCCAGCCCCTTTGAGTTACCCAAAACTTCTCCGAGAACTTCTGAAAGGATTAAAAACTACCTCCCCTCAAGAAACGGAAAATCTGGCAAAAGACTTTTCAAACTTCATCCCACCAGATGCAGTACTGGCCCTCTACGGAGAAATGGGTGCCGGGAAAACTACTTTCGTGCGAGGATTAGCCCGAGGATGGAAGATAGATAATCCGGTAACCAGTCCGACATTCAACATCGTATCTACCTACAATGGAGACAGGAATTTAGTACATTTGGACGCATTCCGAATCGACGATCCTTCGCAATATGACGATCTCCTCCTTGAAGACATTATTAGATCCCCTTACTGTCTTGTAATTGAATGGCCGAAGAATCTGAGAGATCGACTCCCGAATCATGCATGTCAAATCACCCTGAGAAGGACCAATGATCAAAGTTGTTTTATTAAAGTAGACTCACTTGATTTATTTTCCAATCTTCCCTGCCTCAGGTAG
- the thiL gene encoding Thiamine-monophosphate kinase, with amino-acid sequence MYPYTDNKHETVASLGEENLLFRIRDWLGNVSPSEPFGMGDDCAVLPPNFSKGNLITVDGLFFNWHFDDSVSPKDAGAKLLKRNLSDLAAMGGTPSCGVLAIIQPKNTRLDWLKDFYFGLAETARKWGVNVVGGDLSESHDTLGGYLTLFGHAERPLTRKGAVEHDHLFVTGTLGGSLLSKHITFQPRIVEGQWLANQASVRSMIDLTDGIMKDLPTLLPENHRAGIKINALPISNDTKEASRQSGKKELEHVLNDGEDYELLFTVSRDTDISRFTDEWSNAFDTPLSLIGRILGSDKSGSNNQIIDLESENPISTGTGFTWY; translated from the coding sequence ATGTACCCTTATACTGATAATAAACATGAGACTGTTGCCAGTCTCGGTGAAGAGAATCTGCTTTTCAGGATTCGGGATTGGCTTGGAAATGTTTCACCGAGTGAACCCTTCGGTATGGGTGACGATTGTGCGGTCCTACCGCCTAATTTTTCCAAAGGGAATCTTATAACAGTGGACGGGCTCTTCTTTAATTGGCATTTTGATGATTCGGTCTCACCGAAAGATGCTGGCGCCAAACTCTTGAAGCGTAACTTGAGCGATCTGGCCGCGATGGGGGGCACTCCCTCTTGCGGGGTACTAGCTATTATCCAACCTAAGAATACCAGGCTGGACTGGCTAAAGGACTTTTACTTCGGTCTTGCCGAAACTGCCAGAAAATGGGGAGTGAATGTTGTCGGGGGCGATCTCTCGGAATCTCATGATACCCTGGGAGGTTACCTCACGCTCTTTGGACATGCAGAGAGACCCCTAACTCGAAAAGGCGCAGTCGAACACGATCACCTTTTCGTCACCGGCACCCTAGGTGGAAGTTTATTAAGCAAACATATAACGTTCCAACCCCGTATTGTCGAGGGACAATGGTTAGCCAATCAGGCATCGGTTAGGTCTATGATTGATCTAACCGACGGAATAATGAAGGACTTACCTACACTTTTGCCAGAGAACCATAGAGCTGGAATAAAGATCAATGCCCTCCCCATCAGCAATGACACCAAAGAAGCGTCTCGCCAAAGTGGAAAGAAAGAGCTCGAGCACGTTCTCAACGATGGAGAGGACTACGAGTTACTCTTCACAGTTTCCAGGGATACTGACATAAGCCGTTTTACCGATGAATGGTCGAATGCTTTTGATACCCCGCTCAGCCTAATTGGAAGGATTCTAGGCAGCGACAAAAGCGGATCCAACAACCAGATTATCGACCTCGAATCAGAGAATCCAATCTCTACAGGAACAGGGTTTACTTGGTACTAG
- the pyrC gene encoding Dihydroorotase: MSGSLRITRGRVIDPYNDRDEEGDIYVLNGQIVNKLTRSEEKAVETIDATGLVVCPGLVDIHVHLREPGETYKETIASGTRAAAAGGFTTIVCMPNTAPPADNAGTIQYINDTVRRDAVVNVLPTGCITVGMRGETLAPIGSLKRAGVIAITDDGFCVQNNEIMRRALEYAHMFDLPLLDHCQDYNLTEGAVINEGEWSLRLGLRGWPNAAEDIIVSRNIILSSYSGAHIHLQHITSAYAIDVIKSAKQRGIQITAEATPHHISLNDGDLDTYNTNFKMNPPLRTKQDQEALIRALIEGTIDCIGTDHAPHTDYEKDKEFDYAPNGIVGLETALSVSFRSLVEEGHCDLPFLISLFTYKPSRILSIERGTLSPGSAADITLFNPKEDWICKPETLQSISKNSPWLGQILPGRIKCTIVGGNVVWDGEKILPTSDLA; this comes from the coding sequence ATGAGCGGTTCACTACGAATTACCAGGGGTAGAGTCATTGATCCCTACAACGACCGAGACGAAGAAGGCGATATTTACGTACTCAATGGACAGATCGTTAATAAACTCACTCGTAGCGAAGAGAAAGCGGTTGAAACCATCGACGCTACCGGCCTAGTCGTCTGCCCCGGACTCGTCGACATTCATGTACACCTTCGCGAGCCTGGTGAAACCTATAAAGAAACAATCGCCTCGGGCACTCGTGCAGCAGCAGCGGGAGGATTTACAACTATTGTTTGTATGCCGAACACTGCACCACCCGCAGACAATGCTGGTACCATACAGTATATCAATGATACTGTGCGACGAGATGCAGTGGTAAACGTACTTCCTACCGGTTGTATTACCGTCGGAATGCGAGGAGAGACACTCGCCCCTATCGGATCTCTTAAAAGGGCTGGAGTCATAGCAATCACCGATGACGGATTCTGCGTACAAAACAATGAAATCATGCGACGTGCGCTTGAATATGCACATATGTTTGACCTTCCCCTCCTAGATCACTGCCAAGACTACAATCTAACCGAAGGCGCGGTTATCAATGAAGGGGAATGGTCCCTGAGACTAGGCCTTCGAGGCTGGCCTAATGCTGCGGAAGATATCATCGTTTCGCGCAATATCATCCTCTCATCGTATTCAGGTGCCCATATTCATCTACAGCATATCACATCCGCTTATGCAATTGATGTAATTAAATCAGCTAAACAACGAGGAATTCAGATTACAGCTGAAGCTACTCCACATCATATTTCTCTAAACGACGGGGATCTGGATACCTACAATACTAACTTCAAAATGAACCCACCTCTGCGAACAAAGCAGGACCAGGAAGCCCTCATCAGGGCCCTGATCGAAGGAACAATTGATTGTATTGGGACCGATCACGCCCCACACACAGACTACGAAAAAGACAAAGAGTTTGACTATGCTCCCAATGGAATCGTAGGGCTCGAAACCGCCCTCTCTGTTTCCTTTCGCTCGCTTGTTGAAGAAGGGCATTGCGATTTGCCATTCCTTATTTCTCTTTTCACATATAAACCCTCTAGGATTTTGAGTATTGAACGGGGGACGCTGTCGCCAGGAAGTGCTGCTGATATCACTCTCTTCAATCCCAAGGAAGACTGGATCTGCAAACCGGAAACCCTCCAAAGTATTTCGAAAAACTCTCCGTGGCTTGGTCAAATACTTCCTGGAAGGATTAAGTGTACGATCGTCGGTGGAAACGTGGTTTGGGATGGGGAAAAAATCCTCCCGACCTCAGATCTTGCGTAA
- the pyrB gene encoding Aspartate carbamoyltransferase, with protein sequence MKTDDSWHRKDLLTIEDLSSHELEIIFQTASSFKQTLGRTQKKLPSLRGKTIVNLFMEPSTRTRIAFEIAAKRLSADVVSVMGDASSLAKGETLKDTARNVVALNADVLVVRHSAAGSPYYLSRIVDIPVINAGDGSHEHPTQALLDCFTLRERWKGNFSNKKITILGDILFSRVARSNIWALKKLGAKVTLVGPSTLVPESFSCLGVEVTHSLKEALADADAVMLLRIQHERQTSTHFPSLGEYTSMFGLNQTRASWLKPGALIMHPGPINRGVEIDSVLADSEHSVILTQVTNGIVCRMAVLLLCSNARTKTPSTETT encoded by the coding sequence ATGAAAACAGACGACAGCTGGCATCGAAAGGATTTGCTAACAATCGAGGATCTTTCTTCTCATGAATTAGAGATTATATTTCAGACCGCATCTTCCTTCAAACAGACACTCGGCCGCACCCAAAAGAAACTTCCTTCGCTCAGGGGAAAAACTATTGTAAACCTATTCATGGAGCCAAGCACCCGTACTCGAATTGCCTTCGAGATTGCGGCGAAACGCCTGAGTGCTGATGTCGTTTCCGTGATGGGTGACGCAAGCAGTCTGGCCAAGGGGGAAACACTCAAAGACACAGCCAGAAATGTCGTTGCACTAAACGCCGATGTCCTAGTGGTTCGGCATTCGGCAGCCGGCTCTCCGTACTATCTCAGTCGAATTGTTGATATTCCAGTTATCAATGCTGGGGATGGCTCCCACGAACATCCCACTCAGGCTTTGTTAGATTGCTTCACGCTTCGGGAGCGATGGAAAGGTAATTTCTCTAATAAGAAAATTACCATACTTGGGGACATTCTTTTTAGCCGAGTCGCGCGATCCAACATCTGGGCCTTAAAAAAATTAGGAGCAAAAGTCACCCTAGTCGGACCATCTACACTAGTTCCCGAATCCTTTTCCTGTCTCGGTGTCGAAGTTACGCATAGCCTTAAAGAAGCCCTCGCCGATGCTGATGCCGTAATGCTCCTTCGAATCCAACATGAAAGACAGACTTCGACACATTTTCCCTCTTTGGGTGAATACACCAGTATGTTTGGATTAAACCAGACCCGAGCTTCATGGCTAAAACCCGGTGCCCTAATTATGCATCCTGGCCCGATTAATCGGGGAGTCGAAATCGACTCTGTTTTGGCTGATTCAGAACACTCCGTCATCCTCACCCAAGTGACAAACGGTATCGTCTGTCGAATGGCCGTCCTACTCCTTTGCTCAAACGCTAGGACAAAAACACCTAGCACTGAAACAACATGA
- the pyrR gene encoding Bifunctional protein pyrR, producing the protein MKEIKRIESQQLTKAINRIVASVYDQHYDTEDLVIIGIANGGIAFSQILANCLGSSLNKNIACGTVNISFHRDDIERKPIPRSTNPTSISFDIEGSHIILADDVIFSGRSVRAAINEIFDIGRPAMLELAILCDRGNRRLSIQPNYLGFEEKLTPQQKIEVHMNPINELENSLVIFDR; encoded by the coding sequence ATGAAAGAAATCAAACGAATCGAAAGCCAACAGCTAACAAAGGCCATTAATCGTATTGTCGCATCGGTTTACGACCAGCATTATGATACTGAAGACCTTGTAATTATAGGAATCGCTAACGGTGGCATAGCCTTCAGCCAAATCCTTGCCAATTGTCTGGGTTCCTCTCTTAATAAAAATATCGCTTGTGGAACAGTTAACATCTCATTCCATCGTGACGATATTGAACGAAAACCTATACCCCGGTCTACTAACCCAACCTCAATATCATTCGACATCGAAGGTTCTCACATCATTCTTGCTGATGACGTTATATTTTCAGGCCGGAGTGTTCGTGCTGCCATTAACGAGATTTTCGATATAGGACGTCCAGCTATGCTAGAACTAGCTATCCTTTGCGACCGAGGAAACAGGCGATTATCAATTCAACCAAACTATCTCGGCTTTGAGGAAAAATTAACCCCCCAGCAAAAGATTGAAGTACATATGAATCCTATTAATGAACTGGAAAATTCTCTAGTAATCTTTGATCGATGA
- the recO gene encoding DNA repair protein RecO, giving the protein MGYNLSTEGYVLKRETVGESFQSCRFFSREEGLLDCRKRMSTQSQLRITPELFDHAYLELEQRHNGKIWFVREYRTLRRFDGLAKRYKSLLYASEFSNILDQNLLYLESYENIFQLLAGSLRHWESSQRPEVTFFKSLFLFVRDEGYPVREDWCIKLPNPLRQKVQSLLRRPLNDQEISEEDANSLIDSLKKWVIQHTEILLG; this is encoded by the coding sequence ATGGGTTATAATCTCTCGACAGAGGGTTACGTTCTTAAGAGAGAAACGGTTGGGGAATCGTTCCAAAGTTGTCGTTTCTTCTCCCGTGAAGAAGGACTCCTTGATTGCCGGAAGAGAATGTCTACCCAATCCCAGTTAAGGATCACTCCTGAACTTTTTGACCATGCCTATCTTGAGCTAGAACAACGGCACAATGGGAAAATCTGGTTCGTTAGGGAATATCGAACATTGCGCAGATTCGATGGTCTGGCCAAACGCTACAAATCACTGCTGTATGCCTCCGAGTTTTCTAACATCTTGGATCAAAATCTTCTATACTTAGAATCATATGAAAACATCTTTCAACTTCTGGCAGGATCCCTAAGACATTGGGAGTCCTCCCAACGCCCAGAAGTTACCTTTTTCAAATCCCTCTTTTTGTTCGTCCGCGACGAAGGCTATCCCGTAAGAGAGGATTGGTGCATCAAACTACCTAATCCCCTACGCCAAAAGGTCCAATCTCTCCTGCGCCGCCCACTTAATGACCAGGAAATTTCAGAGGAAGATGCTAACTCACTAATAGATAGTCTTAAAAAATGGGTTATCCAACACACTGAAATTCTACTGGGCTAA